Proteins from a genomic interval of Herpetosiphonaceae bacterium:
- a CDS encoding DoxX family protein: MNKALWTLQGLLAALFLWHGGFMVFPPAEMVEMINAQLGVGFRIFLGVAEILAAIGLILPGVTRILPGLTPLAAAGLMVVMISATVLHIVRVEVASAITTAVLFALVTLVAYLRWKVLPLAARPLPLRQKAPALSSPHK; encoded by the coding sequence ATGAACAAGGCACTGTGGACTCTGCAAGGGCTACTGGCGGCACTCTTTTTGTGGCATGGTGGCTTCATGGTGTTCCCACCCGCCGAGATGGTGGAGATGATCAATGCACAGCTTGGAGTTGGGTTCCGTATCTTCCTGGGGGTGGCAGAAATCCTCGCGGCCATCGGGCTGATCTTGCCGGGCGTGACGCGCATTCTGCCAGGATTGACGCCATTAGCCGCCGCCGGGCTGATGGTTGTGATGATCAGCGCGACGGTGCTGCACATCGTCCGTGTCGAAGTCGCGAGTGCGATCACCACGGCTGTTCTGTTCGCGCTTGTCACGCTCGTAGCCTACCTGCGCTGGAAGGTTCTGCCCCTGGCGGCGCGACCACTCCCGCTGCGCCAGAAAGCCCCCGCCCTCTCGTCGCCCCACAAGTAA
- a CDS encoding ABC transporter permease, which yields MNLSTHTLRRSLLRWEWLLVALMIVVTIVNARLSPFFLNRNNLLRTTSDFMEIGILMLPMVFIIVTGNIDLSIASILGLAASLMGWLFMSGTNIWLALVVALLVSALAGLLNGVLIARLKLPALVVTIGTLSLYRGLAYALLGDQAARGYPPSFTYLGQGTLGGTGIPVALVLFLVLALIFGLVLHKTTFGRYLYAIGNNEAASHYSGVPVERIKLILYVVSGVMAALAGFILAARFGSTRPDIGNGLELTVITVTVLGGVSIFGGKGTMVGAVLALILVGLLRFGMGLINLQGQIQNIVIGLLLILSILLPRLGARLSAGLTWQPATMRRLAAAASVAIVFGMFFFWSRGLILTP from the coding sequence ATGAACCTAAGCACACATACGCTCCGTCGCTCGCTCCTTCGCTGGGAATGGCTCCTGGTGGCGCTGATGATCGTCGTCACGATCGTCAACGCGCGGCTCTCGCCCTTCTTCTTGAATCGCAACAACCTGCTGCGCACGACCTCCGACTTTATGGAGATCGGCATCCTGATGCTGCCGATGGTCTTTATCATCGTCACCGGCAACATCGACCTTTCGATCGCCTCGATCCTGGGCCTGGCCGCGTCGCTGATGGGCTGGCTGTTCATGAGCGGCACGAACATCTGGCTGGCGCTCGTCGTCGCGCTCCTCGTCAGCGCGCTGGCCGGCCTGCTCAACGGCGTCTTGATCGCGCGGCTGAAGCTACCCGCGCTGGTTGTCACCATCGGCACGCTCTCGCTGTACCGTGGCCTGGCCTATGCGCTGCTGGGCGATCAGGCGGCCCGTGGGTATCCGCCATCCTTCACGTACCTGGGCCAGGGCACGCTCGGCGGCACCGGCATTCCGGTCGCGCTGGTCCTGTTTCTCGTGCTCGCGCTGATCTTTGGCCTCGTGCTCCACAAGACGACCTTCGGGCGCTATCTGTACGCGATCGGCAACAACGAGGCGGCCAGCCACTACTCCGGCGTGCCGGTGGAGCGCATCAAGTTGATCCTGTACGTGGTGTCGGGCGTGATGGCGGCGCTGGCGGGATTCATCCTGGCCGCCCGCTTCGGCAGCACGCGCCCGGACATTGGGAACGGGCTGGAGCTGACCGTGATTACCGTGACGGTGCTCGGCGGAGTCAGCATCTTTGGCGGCAAAGGCACGATGGTCGGCGCTGTCCTCGCGCTGATCCTGGTCGGCCTGCTGCGCTTCGGGATGGGCCTGATCAACCTTCAGGGCCAGATCCAGAATATCGTGATCGGCCTGCTGCTGATTCTCTCGATCCTGCTGCCACGGCTCGGCGCGCGGCTGTCGGCGGGGCTGACGTGGCAGCCCGCGACGATGCGCAGGCTGGCGGCGGCGGCGTCGGTGGCGATTGTGTTTGGAATGTTCTTCTTCTGGTCGCGCGGGCTGATCCTCACGCCCTAG
- a CDS encoding DeoR/GlpR family DNA-binding transcription regulator, with product MTIAQAPDSRQPEVRRHYLLNLLQQEGQLSVRACSEALGVSEVTIRNDLAVLEREGLLQRTWGGAMLRQQLRPEGAFMARLQEHRADKERIAVAAAMQVQDNDTIFLDASTTAYFLAQQLKERHNLTVITNGLYTALELGPVPTITTIVLGGQVRRDTGSLVGTLSTEMLAKLHVGKGFFSARGLTLTKGLTESTIVEGQLKELVIKHVDQVFAVLDASKLGGTSLTTFCPAAAIQCLITAGDDAAQKAEPFRPLMDVVIG from the coding sequence ATGACAATTGCACAAGCGCCTGACTCGCGGCAGCCCGAAGTCCGACGACACTATTTGCTGAACCTGCTGCAACAAGAAGGCCAGCTTTCGGTGCGCGCCTGTAGCGAGGCATTGGGCGTCTCCGAGGTGACGATTCGGAACGATCTGGCCGTGCTTGAGCGCGAAGGCTTGCTCCAGCGAACCTGGGGCGGTGCCATGCTGCGGCAGCAGCTTCGGCCAGAAGGCGCATTCATGGCGCGTCTTCAGGAGCACCGCGCCGACAAGGAGCGTATCGCGGTTGCGGCGGCAATGCAGGTGCAAGATAACGACACGATCTTTCTGGACGCCAGCACGACCGCCTACTTTCTCGCGCAGCAGCTCAAGGAGCGGCATAACCTGACGGTCATCACCAACGGCCTGTACACCGCGCTGGAGCTTGGTCCCGTCCCCACGATCACCACGATCGTGCTTGGAGGCCAGGTGCGCCGGGATACCGGCTCGCTGGTGGGCACGCTGAGCACGGAGATGCTGGCGAAGCTGCATGTCGGGAAAGGCTTCTTTTCCGCGCGCGGCCTGACGCTCACCAAGGGCTTGACGGAGAGTACGATCGTGGAGGGCCAGTTGAAGGAGCTAGTGATTAAGCATGTCGATCAGGTCTTCGCGGTGCTGGATGCCTCCAAGCTCGGCGGCACCTCGCTGACGACGTTTTGCCCGGCGGCGGCGATCCAGTGCTTGATCACGGCAGGTGACGACGCGGCGCAGAAGGCTGAGCCGTTCCGCCCGTTAATGGACGTGGTGATCGGCTAG
- a CDS encoding ABC transporter permease, with translation MIAKTEAYRPPQRAWMQAFVKYREVGIVLILLVLVALVSLRNPAFLSLSNFRDIVLNISILVIVALAQAMVIITRGIDLSVGSIIGLTAMMVSFTIAAFPGMPALLTIPLGMALGAALGSFNGLLIAGGGAPPIIATLGTLSIYRGLIFLYSGSKSTINAFEMPAGFRQLAKGAPLGVPNLILFALIVAVAAYYFLRYTRTGRDIYTVGSNPDAARFAGIPMQRIIFLVYVISGLLCGLAGVLWAARFESAQTNTALGFELQTVAASVVGGVSTLGGSGNVVGVILGAFLLGIISNALTLVQISPFWQLAAQGLLILLAVVADAAIVGRVQRITSRKTR, from the coding sequence ATGATCGCAAAAACAGAAGCCTATCGTCCGCCGCAGCGAGCCTGGATGCAGGCATTCGTCAAATACCGCGAGGTCGGCATCGTCTTGATTCTGCTGGTGCTCGTCGCGCTGGTCAGCCTGCGCAACCCGGCCTTTCTGAGCCTGAGCAACTTCCGCGACATCGTTTTGAATATCTCGATCCTGGTGATCGTCGCGCTGGCCCAGGCGATGGTGATCATCACGCGCGGCATCGATCTATCGGTCGGATCGATCATTGGGCTGACGGCGATGATGGTGTCCTTTACGATCGCGGCGTTTCCGGGCATGCCAGCGCTGCTGACGATCCCGCTCGGCATGGCGCTCGGCGCGGCGCTCGGTAGCTTCAACGGGCTGCTGATCGCGGGCGGGGGCGCGCCGCCGATCATCGCGACGCTCGGCACGCTGAGCATCTATCGCGGGCTGATCTTCCTGTACAGCGGCAGCAAATCGACGATCAACGCCTTTGAAATGCCCGCCGGATTTCGCCAGCTTGCCAAGGGCGCGCCGCTGGGCGTTCCCAACCTGATCCTGTTTGCCCTCATCGTGGCAGTGGCGGCCTACTACTTCCTGCGCTATACCCGGACGGGCCGTGACATCTATACCGTTGGCAGTAACCCCGACGCGGCGCGCTTCGCCGGTATCCCGATGCAGCGGATCATCTTCCTGGTGTATGTCATCTCCGGCCTGCTGTGTGGCCTGGCCGGGGTGCTCTGGGCGGCGCGGTTTGAGTCGGCGCAGACGAATACCGCGCTGGGCTTCGAGCTTCAGACCGTGGCGGCCTCGGTCGTCGGCGGCGTGAGCACCCTGGGCGGCAGCGGCAACGTCGTCGGCGTGATCCTGGGAGCGTTTCTGCTCGGCATCATCAGCAACGCGCTCACGCTGGTGCAGATCTCGCCCTTCTGGCAGCTCGCCGCGCAAGGTCTGCTGATCCTGCTGGCCGTGGTTGCCGACGCGGCGATCGTCGGTCGGGTCCAGCGCATCACGTCCCGCAAGACTCGCTAA
- a CDS encoding sugar ABC transporter ATP-binding protein: MPDTPPLLQVHHLSKSFGGVHALKDVQFELRAGEIHALLGENGAGKSTMIKLMTGIYQPDAGEIVFDGQPVHFANTHEAQAQGIVAIYQEPSLFPDLDIAENIFVGRQPTRRGRIDWQRMYTEAAELLRRLGVSLDPRTKARALSVAQMQLVEIARAISIKTRVLIMDEPTSSLTLGEIEELFVIVRQLRAQGTSIIFISHHLEELFALCDRVTILRDGTYVGTREMGAITTDGLIQMMVGRTLNELFPKQDVPPGDVVLEVEGLTVPGNFADVSFSLRRGEILGMAGLIGAGRTEVARALFGVDRATAGTIKLDGKPVTIASPQAAMALGIGYVPEDRKLHGLVLGMSIADNITLPELSSFARIGWLDTRREQAAAEESAKQLEVKMRSVEQPVGELSGGNQQKVVLAKWLGTRPRVLILDEPTRGIDVGTKAAVHRLMSSLAAQGMAILMISSELPEVLGMSDRILVMREGRVTGHFSRAEATQEALMAAATVA; the protein is encoded by the coding sequence ATGCCGGACACTCCACCGCTGCTTCAGGTTCACCACCTATCGAAATCGTTTGGCGGCGTCCATGCGCTGAAAGACGTGCAGTTCGAGCTACGGGCGGGCGAGATTCACGCCCTGCTCGGCGAGAATGGAGCCGGCAAGTCGACGATGATCAAGCTCATGACCGGCATCTACCAGCCGGACGCCGGTGAGATCGTGTTCGACGGGCAGCCGGTGCATTTTGCGAACACCCACGAAGCGCAAGCGCAGGGCATCGTCGCCATCTACCAGGAACCGAGCCTCTTTCCCGACCTCGACATCGCCGAAAATATCTTCGTGGGTCGCCAGCCGACGCGCCGGGGCCGTATCGACTGGCAGCGGATGTACACCGAGGCTGCGGAGCTGCTGCGCCGACTCGGCGTGTCGCTCGACCCACGCACCAAAGCCCGCGCGCTCAGCGTTGCCCAGATGCAGCTTGTGGAGATTGCGCGGGCGATCTCGATCAAGACCCGCGTGCTGATTATGGACGAGCCGACTTCGTCGCTCACGCTGGGGGAGATCGAAGAATTGTTTGTGATTGTGCGCCAGCTCAGAGCGCAGGGCACCTCGATCATCTTTATCTCGCACCACCTGGAAGAGTTGTTCGCGCTGTGCGACCGGGTGACGATTTTGCGGGACGGCACCTATGTCGGAACCCGCGAGATGGGCGCGATCACCACCGATGGACTGATCCAGATGATGGTTGGCCGGACGCTCAACGAGCTATTTCCCAAACAGGACGTGCCGCCGGGCGACGTTGTGCTGGAGGTCGAGGGGCTGACGGTGCCGGGGAATTTTGCGGACGTGTCGTTCAGCCTGCGGCGCGGCGAGATCCTCGGCATGGCCGGGCTGATCGGCGCGGGGCGCACCGAGGTGGCGCGGGCGCTGTTTGGGGTGGACCGGGCGACGGCTGGCACGATCAAGCTGGATGGCAAGCCGGTCACGATCGCCAGCCCTCAGGCGGCGATGGCGCTCGGCATCGGGTATGTGCCGGAAGACCGCAAGCTACACGGGCTGGTGCTGGGCATGAGCATCGCCGACAATATTACGCTGCCTGAGCTGTCGAGCTTCGCGCGCATCGGCTGGCTCGACACGCGGCGCGAGCAGGCGGCGGCGGAGGAAAGCGCGAAACAGCTCGAAGTCAAAATGCGCAGCGTCGAGCAGCCGGTCGGAGAGCTCTCGGGCGGCAACCAGCAGAAGGTAGTGCTGGCGAAATGGCTCGGAACCAGGCCGCGCGTGCTGATCCTCGATGAGCCGACCCGTGGCATCGACGTGGGAACCAAAGCCGCAGTGCATCGGCTGATGAGCAGCCTGGCCGCGCAAGGCATGGCGATCCTGATGATCTCGTCGGAATTGCCTGAGGTGCTGGGCATGAGCGACCGCATCCTGGTGATGCGCGAGGGACGTGTCACCGGCCACTTCAGCCGGGCGGAGGCGACCCAGGAAGCGCTGATGGCTGCCGCGACGGTGGCCTAA